GCTGGCTGGCCCGGGACGTACGTCCAGGGAGACAAAAGGCACGACAAAACAGGGCCCTCTGGTTCTACATGTGGTATGGTATGTGggtcgatcggcgcagtcggccgGTCCGCCGGGAAAACGAAAACGAACTCGTATTTTTTAAGCCTATAAAATCGAACATGGCCAGTTTGTAACGCAATAATAAATGTAAAGTACGGAGTAAAAAAATGCCAAATATGTGTTACACGTGTGATGTTAAACCAAAATTTGTGCATCCTCTGGTTGTACAGAGACCGGGTTTATACTCATCATGATTGTATTCCTCGACGCTATGTTATGAAACAATAAAAAAGCCCTTTATCAAAAAAAGAGTCAAATCATACTACAAGACTTGGTAGCGATCAATAAAGAATCATATCAAAAAGAGATTTAGaaaaacaatttatatgattttttgtggTTTCATTTCCTTGGTAACCGACTTGCATTTCAATGTAAATCATATTGTTTGTTATTCTGAAATAGCTGATCTAAGTCAAACGTGTTTAAGTTTGTAGAAAAATGTGCTAACGTCGACATCATCAAATTAGTTTTATTAGATTCAATATAACAAATATTTCATTCTGTATGTATTTTATGTTGTAGATATTGGCAactttttctataaagttggtcaaacttaagGGATTGGACTTAGGACAAACCTAGAACTTCAAATATTTTCAAACCTAGGCAGTAGCTAGCTAGCCCTCATGCGAAATTGGTGATTTATTTAAATCGTTAATCCTAAAATCCCAGCCTTGCATTGCGGTGATGCAAACAGCCATCTTATTACATAGTTACTATTATCATACAAAGCATATCAGAAGAAATTACAAGTGAGAGTCACTGCTTTGAGCGGTATATCAACCACAGTAAAAATTAAATGCCAAGGCTCACGACTCTCGAACTGACATCCAAACTAGGGCAATATAGCCGGCACCGCAGCCTCCAAGTGATTGCACTCGGAGATCAAAGACACATGCTTCCACGCGGCGAAAAAATGACTTTGCGATTCAAGAGTCGTTATACATAGATTTTACCGAAAATACCATGATGTATGAATATTCCATCGGAATACATCTGGTGTATGTATGACATTGTTTATCCTAGCAATTGGTAATGCATATGGCAATACCCGATGTAATTTTGCAAGTAGCACATTTCATGTACTAATATGGTTTGGGTTTCTAGGGTCTAACAAGCAATTAACGTGCATATGGATTAAGGTATAACAATAACATGGATATCCAAGAGGTTACAATAACCATTAAGTGTAAACAGCACACAATAAAACCAAAATAACCCATGCATGGTTATTTGCATGCATTGTCATTATCCTCTATACTTAAATAGTTACAACTCATCACCGCCATCTGCCTTGCCCACTGTGATATCTACCGCTGAGGGCGGGACCATTGCCGTGGTTGTGCCTCCGGTGCTGCAGGTGATGCCCAAGGTTCAAGTGTTATGTGCGAGCTCTGATTCGCCTCTATCAGTGGAACATATGATGGTGGACACGCATGCGACCACGTGTGAGGGACATGATTCAACCTCGACATGTGAGCTTAGTGAGAACTCGCATGCGCATTCACATGTGGCTTCTGCATCCATTCCACCCCCGCCGAAGGATAATTCCGATGCTCTCTTTGCAAAAGAGCTTTGTGACTTGCTCGCTAGCGTGGAGACTGTTAGCCCTGGAACTGGAAGGGCGATTGCTTGCCTCCCGACGAGAACGACATTCAAGGGCAAATACAAGAAGGCGAGTGATTTCCCTCAGACCGGTATAGTGAAGGAGAAGTCACCAAGGTGCAAAGGTAAGAAGAGTGGTTCCATAGGTAAGGTGCCCGCAGCTGCTTACTAGATGATTCCCGGTCCCTCGGCTCATCCTCCCGGTTTGGGTCGTCATTGTGGTTTCGGCGTGGTCCACTATCTTTTGTTGGGATGTTCTTGTCGGGTTCAAAATTGTGGTGTTCAAGCGTGGGGAGTTATTGTGTGTTAGGAGGGTTTGGCGGGTTGCACGTGTGCTCGTGGGGTCATGATTGGTGAGTAATCCAATTATGGTCTGattgtatcggttttagcccggttttccatAGATTAActaggcaattctcttcttcttaattaatcgatgaggcaattcTTTTacctccgttttgaaaaaaaattagttACAACACACTAACTATATTTCCTAAAAAAGCAGCCATTCCAAGTCAATATATCATGTGTGCTCGCCACATCATCAACCTTCCAAGCCATTACCAATTTTTCTACACATCCGACCCTTCCCCATTAACAAATTGTGCATGGTTGGCACGTCACCATAATTAATCCTCACAATTATTCATGGCATCAACCTAATTATCCATGTCTCGAGCCTACCTATTTTTAGCAATGTTCTCACTGCAACACAAGGGTTATCTTCACTTAACTATTTTGTACACAGAACATACCATGGTTCAAAAGATGGGCTAATTTTGAGATCATAAAGAGTAACACTTAGGAATATTTCTCACCTTAAGTATTTGATATTTCCACATACCTTACATATCAATTCTACGTTATTATCATGAGATGAAGATGTTTGGCAAATTTAGATTATGATGGTGTGCTTAGAAGAAGCAGCCTTATCGTTTCCATAGTTCACATCAAATGGCAGGAAAATAACAAGATGGATGGTGTGACAGTACGTTGATAGTTCCTTAACGTCCATCTTTAATTTTTATAAATTTATAAATATGCGGGGGTTACTAGTCACTTCGAAGTAAATTTTAGATGTATATTTTTGTACACCCTCTCATCTCACTCTGACTTCCTAAATATAAATGTTCACTTGGTGTATGTAAATATTCTTTCTTTCCTTGACTACATGGGCGAGGTGGTGGATCATATCTGAGCTCCAACAAATTATGCAGATTCTTTGCTTCATTATCAATCTACTAAGTCAGTGCATatttttaccgaaaaaggctttcgccccgctttataaataaagcaaaccgccacaaAACATACAACCGAAGCaagttcacacacacacaccacccgagtctcacaacatagtaaacaggttctgctgagggcacagctcaacaagcccaaaaaaaagaaagaaaacaacacacTCCAGGCGCAAGGAGTCTAGTCTGCATATTTTTACCATACAAGCGAGCTTTCCGCACAGCAGCGAATCATgcatggttgccagtttgccacatcatcataattAATCCTTGCTATTATTCAGGGCATCAACCtaattagagcatctctagcagaccccgtataacgCGCTAACCCGCATAATTCCGGCGAGTATACGGGCTCGGCCCAATTTTCTGGCTAGAACAGAGCCCGTATACTCGTTCGACCCGTAATTTTTTTTACCGCGGCCCACAAACCTCACCGCCAAAGCTATATAACTACGGATTTGCGGGGCAGATACGAGTCAAAATCCTATCCCACCGCCGCCGCGTTTCCCTGTGATTCCCCACTCCCTCCCTCTCATTTCTCGTCGCCGGTGAGCCCACTTCCGCatccagccgccatgtggggccgTATGTGGAGCTCCGGCAGGGGCGGCGACCCCGAGCACGAGCGGTGTGTCCGCGCGGACGGCGCAAGGAAGCGCGAGGCCAAAAGCGGACCAACCAAGGCCTCGAGCTAGCCACCGTCAAGGCTCCTCCGTcgcgagacggaggagtacgaccgcCGGCACGGGCGGACGCCCTCCTCGGCCGCAGGCTCGTCCTCATCCGCGGGCTCATCCTCGGCCGCGTGGCTCACCTCCGGCGCGGTGCTTCTCCCCGTGAAGAAGGAGTAGGAGGAGGGCGAGTTCATCGCCGTCAAGCGGGAGCCGGAGGAGATCCAGCACTGAGGCGTCATCGGTCCCGAAGACTACATCGGCGGCGATGTCGACGCGGTCGCGATTGCCGCACGGAGCTTGCGAGAGGAGAAGGAGCGCCGCCGCCGCGACGAGGAGATCAAAGAGCTCCTGTGAAAGCAGGTGGTCGCGGCCAACCTCGCCGCGAAGGACAAGGACGACGAGTGGCGGCGCATCCGTGAGGAGCAGAAGAAGAAGTACATCGACCTCGTTAGCTCCCACGAGGAGGACTGAACGATGACCGAGCTCCTCCACTGCGTCGGCCTCGCTGCTGCGAGCCGAGCTCGTCCATTTTGGTAGCTGCCGCGAGCCCGCAGATCCCCCACCCCtctctagtagtagtagtagcagtatcatgtagtatgtatgatcatgtagtatgtgatgaactatgAATGATCAGTGTGGTTGCAATTTTTTCCGCGAAagtttttttctttcaaatataTAGTTTAATATACACGAGACTGCAAACGGGTTATGCGTGTAGGCATAATAcaaggtctgctagagatgctcttatgcaTGTATGGAGCCTACCTATTTCTGGCAGTGTTCCCACTGCAACACGCGGTTTATCTTCTAGTCCACTTAAATATTTTGTACACAGAATATTTCATAGTTCCAAAATATGGGCTAATTCTGTGATAATCAAGAGCTAACATGTATAGGCATATTTTTCACCTCAAGTATTTGACATTTCCGTATGCTACACATACCAATTCTAGGTTTTTATCATGAGATAAGTTGTTTGAGAAATTTAGATTATGAAGGGGATATTTTTAATCATTATAACTTTATAAATACACAGTGGTTGCTACTTTTTTCGAAGTAAATTTTAGATGTATATTTGTTTGCACCCTCTCATCTCACTCTGACTTCCTAACTATAAATGTTTACTTGGTGTATGTAAATATTCTTTCTCTCATTAACTACGGGGGCGAGGTGGTGGATCATATCAGAGCTCCAGCAAATTAAGCAGATTCTAATCGATTGCcttttgtttaaaattcaaatttaATAGCTTTCAATCAAATTTAttttgtaaaactgaaataaataaGGATAAAATACATACGTCTTTTTAGGTAATACAGATGCAAGCCAGCTATTCCATGAAGATGGATTGTTTTCCATTGACCGAAAATACATGGAAGGGAAGGAAAGACATACATCAGTAATGCTGAAAACATGTTCTTAAGACACACCTACTTTTCTACAGGTGAATAGGTGTAAGAAGTTGTGGAAGTGAAAAGATAAACATGGAAAAGATGAAGTAATGGAAATAGAGAAGACAAACTCACTACACCTATAGATAGCCAAACAGATGATCATGACAACTGAGAAACCTAGGTATTCAACTCGATTCTCCGTTCCAGGCCCCAAACGGACAGAAATGAAAGTAGTAGATCTAACACACACGCGATGTTGATGATACTATCTAACAAGGAACCCTAGATTGGAGCCGCAGAAGAGAGTTAGCTAACTTCGAACGTTCGCAGAACTCGAGAGGCTTGCTCATTAGCTAGGTAATTAAAGTGGAGTAACGCTCATGTTggcagccgccgcggccgccgcagcATAGAGACCATCCTTGAGAAGCATGTCTTCGGCGCCATCCTGCAAATCACAAACCGTTAATTCctgcaattactacaaaacttcGCTCCGGTTTCAGAGCTACCCACATGCTGATGAATTAAGACCTGAAAGTGCAGTGGTAGATAGGCTAAGGGTTTAGGAAACCGTAAATAAAAGCTAAAGTACCTGAACCTTGAAGGTCCTCTTGAATCCCTGATCCGGCATGAGGCCGAAGTGGATGTGCGGGAAATGGGCCCACTGGTTGCATCAACAACATGCCAAGAAATAAGCAGGTTTGGATTAGCAAAAAGAAGCTTGTCGAAACAAATCTGAACAAACCCTATCTAGCTCCCATAGTCCCATGCATGCATTGTAGTACTGGTATTTACTGTGTGGTGGCTTAAAGCACCGGTGCATGCACTGATGCTGCACAGAGTTCGCTCGGCATCTTGCTCGCAAGCGGCCGAACACAAGCTGTCCCTGTGTCCGTGCTGACACCGCGCGTAAGGCGACCGGTCAAATCAAGACGACACGCAAACAGCGCTATCTAGCTAGGAGCTACACCTCTCCTACTAGGTACTATGCACTTGCAGTAGCGTAGCGGAGGAGAGATTTTACATTCTTTGCGGCTGCGCTGAAGGCCTCGCGGTGGGTGATGTCCGGGTTGCCGGCCTTGATGCGCTGGATCTCATCCCTGTCGCAAATCGTCAGCATACAGCGTGAGAAAACGTACGCCAAGAACAGCATGCATGCATATGTACGCAGAAACATAGATCGATAGATCGTCGCAAGATCTTACTTGATGAAGCGGTTGTAGGCGGAGGGAACTCGCTGACGCTTCTCCGGAGCTGCATAGACAAATTGGCATCGTAGATTCGGATCAGCATACGCAGGAAGACATGAACGaatgggtgtgcatgcttttaccTAGGTTCCGCTACTATACATAACCACGCACACAGATCGGAGACAAGCATGGGTACCCATGATTGTATGTCTTGGTGTTATCTCTCCCATATTGATCTCATGTAACACTACGATATCAATTAACATGATCTCTTTTCCCTATCTTGCTCATTTATCGCTGTAGTAGCACACAGCTAAAAAAGGTATTTAGATTTTCTTTTCGATAAAGGGAAAAAAAGTTACCTAGATGATCATGGAGTATAACGAATCCACTAAACTTCAAGGACATGACACTACTGAATACTGATCGAGGTGATAAGTATGTGCCTCATGTTGATAAGACCCTTAaccctaaaaaaacaaaaacaaagctaAGCAACAAAGAATGTGCAGCAAATATCGACAGACCGAGAGGAGTACATGGGGCAGCTTCCTTCGTCCCACGAACAGTGCGAGGTGAACGACATCCAAGCTCGTGGGCTGTTTGCTTTGACTAACGTATAGCTAGCAAATGAAAGAAGACCAATATAAAGAACCTGACAAGAAGAGCTGGTCCTTACGCCTGTTCGCCGATGGGGCGCTCTTTGCCGACTGCTCGGTTTCCTGCTGCGCAGGCTTGGCGGCAGGCATCGGCATCGCCGGCAGGTTGCTGGCGCAGCTGCTGTTGCTGCGGCCCGTGAAGCCGCTCAGGTTGGTGCTCGCCTGGTCCATCAGTAGGCTCGGCGTCTGGAACGCAACCTCGTCCTACGCCAAACAAGACCTAAGTACGCAGACACCGGTCGGTATATGGGCTCATAAGTACAGATCGGAAGGACTTACCAAGAGGCCATGGGGGGAAGTAGGGGAAAGCAAGGAGTGGCCGAACTGGAGCTGGTTTGCCGGAGGCGCCGCGGGAGGGAGCAGGAGGGCGCGGAGGTTGACGGAGAGCAGGTTGGCGCAGTGGCCGCACCTCACCGTCACCGTCTTGAACAGGCTGCTGCACGGCACACCGACCTGATGCGGGCATCAAACTTGATCACTCCTTACAAACTTACCAACCAGCAAGAAAGCTAAAAACAAGGAGAAACGAGGCTAGGATGTGatgctaatatttcaagcaattaGCAAGCGCTGTCGGTAGGTGGACGGCACATACTGCAAGGATGGCGTCGCAGCAGTTGCAGTGGACGTAGCAGAGCTGCTCGGTGGGGGACGGCGCGAGGTGGTCCAGGTTGAAGAcagccgacgaggaggaggacgacgacattATGAATGTATGTAGTAGCAGCCGCTATGCCCTGAGTCTGCTTATCGATCGGCGGCAAGTAGCACCACCGCTACGGCTAAGTATGTGTGTGGGTGGCTTCTCGCTTTGATCGTGCTCGAACGGATCGCAAGAAATTACCACTACAATGGAGAGATGAGTCGAGATTGAGGAAGCAAGGAATTGCGTGTGTGTAGAAAGGGGGATTTTATACGAGCggggcggggaggggaggggaggtagAGATATCCTTTTGGTCCCCTTTGATTTGATGTGATGAGGTGATTTGATGTCTGGGTAGGTGGCTGCTCTAGCTTCCCTTCGGATTTGATTTGATGGACCTGCAGGATGGATGGATGCAGCTAAGCCCAATTCGAGAAAGCCGCGGATCTGTCTGTCGTTGCTCCTGATTTGAAAgccgaaacaaaacaaaacaaaaacacgtAGTAtctgctagtagtagtactactactgcaTGTGGAACTTGCCGCGAGCAACGACGGAAAGGCAGGGGGCGACGAGGCGGTATGGGCCGGTGGTGGTGGAGGATGTAGCTCTGGACAAAGCGAGAAGAAGATGGGAATGAGGTGGGAGTGAGACAGAATGCCCGGGTGGGACTGCAGGTAAGTTTATACTGGGGGTGGGGTGGGAGCGAGCAGTGGGACGGAATGGGGGGCCGAGGCCAACGAGCGCTACTAGCTCTCTTCTTGCCTTGGCGTGTGTCTCCGCCCACAGCCGGGCGGGTATCTCGAGACTATTTATGACCGAAAAGGGGAATGAGTGGTGGGGATCGCCGGGCCCCGGCCGACTGTGGCGCGATGCGGCCGGTCTGCCCGGCCCGGCCGGCCACGAcgcgccctctccctccctccctctactAGCGCGATCGACATCTTCGAATTCCATGGCCGCGACCACGTACGTACGCGAGAGAGATACACGGAGGGAGAGAGGAAACCCTGTAGCTGGCTACTCCTTCCCAGTAGCTCATTACTGCTCGGCTACACGTATAGTACATCGATGCTGCTGCGTCGTACGTGTAGGGGCACGGGCTAGCTTGTGGAGCTATGGCGACGTGACACGAGCCGGTTTTTGATTTTGAGCACTCATGCACGCGCCTAGGGTACGTACGTACGTCGACTTTGCAAAGTAGGTGTACTGGCATGCATCGAGCGTGCTCGCGGGACACCGTCTGACCCTTGTCTGGCTTCATTTTTCCGGGCAGGGAGAGGGAGCCGGGATTTAAATGAAGCCGGCCCGGCCGTCCGGGACAAAGATGCCTTTGCCAATACTATGCCCCCCCGTGTACTGTCGCCCGAGTTGAAGATATTGATTGATGTTCTAGCGGACACAGGCCGTACGTACGCGTACGTGCATGCATGCGTGCTTGTGAGATGTCTTTCGATGGATATTTATTTCTACTAGCAAATACGCACGTGCGAGAAAATTAGCTCTGCATTCTCCTACTAAAAAAcatataagggcatgtacaatggtgctatcttaagaatgacacgtaggataaatgatgaggtgaagGAGAGAGAACTCGTAAGGAAAGGCTTGTCTTcttttatttaagagaagacaaaagatgatctcttagtacaatatgtctcaccacgtttttaggaataactagttattgaagataagactaagaaatgacccattgtagacatctttttttgtcatctctaacttacatgcaagacttaagataagactatcttatcaaccattgtacatgccctaatgtaCAAAACGCAAGAATAGGGAGATAAAACAACTTTCTAGATTCTCGAGCAGAAACGTTCACCGGTCCGTCCAAATTAGAATAATTATTGTGCAAAAATATCTATTgattgaaaaaataaaaaatagtttTCATAGATCATTATCAAAGTTAGACAAAATAGCAATTTTCATAGCTAAAAGATGTATTATAAAATTTGCATTTTGGAAGTTTTTGTTCCGAGCATATATAGTGAATTGAGGAAACTATCAGGGGCTCAACATGGCAATGGGTACCTGCAACCCGCGAACCCGCCGGgtaaaaccctattagggtaagggtttgGAAAAAAATATACCCATCGGGTAAGCCGGGTATGGGTGCAGGAAAGCCATACCCataccctcgtgaccgcctatcCGCATACTCATTTACTAATTCTTTCTAACAGGTAGGTCTCATGTGTCATTCACTCAAGGATGAAAAACTGTTTTACCCTAGGATAACATAATTGCTAGCCTCGGCGACCGAAAACCCCTCCCCTTACCCATGTGGATGATCTTGTTTAAATGTGTTGACCTTGTTTTGTGAACACACTACTTTGTCTCTGATTTTGTTGATCTTATGATATAGTCTCCTTCATTTGATCATTTCAAAGTAGGGGCTGCACAAGTGTCttcaataaaataaaaatagagaaAATTGTGTACCTCTTGTTTGTCTTCTAATTAGAAAAAAAGAACATATGTGAATGTTTCTCTAAAAAGTTCACTTACAGGTTACTCATTAATTTATGAACGTGTTTGGACATTGTTTAGTGCCATCTGGTTCGTGCTTATTGCTACCCACTTCTGAAAATTAATACCATTCTTTTGATTCCATCACACAACAAATCATGATATATATGTGCTGAGCAGCTAAAATGTGGTATATATGTTCTGAAATGTTGAAGTATACATGCTGAAATGGTGTGTATATATATGGAATTGCTGAAAAATACATGGTGAAGTGTGAATTGGGTAAGATGGCCGAGATGGATATTTTTACCAGTGGGTATGGCCCGCACCTAGCCGGGTACGGGCATGGGAACGGTTTGAAACCCGAGGACGGGTTTGGGCCAAAAAAATGTTGATTCACGGGCCTAATATCGATAGAaatcaatgttttaaatagcggccTATGAAAAATAACCGTGATCCTCCAAATCAGCAATAGcagagctatag
Above is a window of Triticum aestivum cultivar Chinese Spring chromosome 6B, IWGSC CS RefSeq v2.1, whole genome shotgun sequence DNA encoding:
- the LOC123137614 gene encoding protein YABBY 4 isoform X1 codes for the protein MSSSSSSSAVFNLDHLAPSPTEQLCYVHCNCCDAILAVGVPCSSLFKTVTVRCGHCANLLSVNLRALLLPPAAPPANQLQFGHSLLSPTSPHGLLDEVAFQTPSLLMDQASTNLSGFTGRSNSSCASNLPAMPMPAAKPAQQETEQSAKSAPSANRRKDQLFLSAPEKRQRVPSAYNRFIKDEIQRIKAGNPDITHREAFSAAAKNWAHFPHIHFGLMPDQGFKRTFKVQDGAEDMLLKDGLYAAAAAAAANMSVTPL
- the LOC123137614 gene encoding protein YABBY 4 isoform X2 — translated: MSSSSSSSAVFNLDHLAPSPTEQLCYVHCNCCDAILAVGVPCSSLFKTVTVRCGHCANLLSVNLRALLLPPAAPPANQLQFGHSLLSPTSPHGLLDEVAFQTPSLLMDQASTNLSGFTGRSNSSCASNLPAMPMPAAKPAQQETEQSAKSAPSANRPPEKRQRVPSAYNRFIKDEIQRIKAGNPDITHREAFSAAAKNWAHFPHIHFGLMPDQGFKRTFKVQDGAEDMLLKDGLYAAAAAAAANMSVTPL